A single window of Triplophysa rosa linkage group LG2, Trosa_1v2, whole genome shotgun sequence DNA harbors:
- the si:dkey-1k23.3 gene encoding heat shock protein 67B1, which yields MADAIKFSSRPQYCHDVSWYPLSYRWPSVIFNQHFGLPPLLDPRDLSWMEGILRRLGTSAWPGYLRSPALAPFSQAAGQTISKLHREMRGGLSEVASEMCKWKISLDVNHFAPSEITVKIQDGFLDIAGKHEERQDEHGYIARSFTRKYNVPVGVDAEKIQTFVSADGILTVEGPLPSIPHPADVIIPVQVELEAQTTEEKQTDGHEPQAEGKPETFQPLGVPGEHLEVEAQERPGGQQIVSEMSRSDVGPSGEQAAPSITEPAVDVGEPGEEDKDKTVHEADVDTDRDSEDIYAEKPQAPETPDTVISEQEEQAEVISIGQPQQSVGEEYTYPAVTADEQSTFGQTQEIFNPQQVLQKEIAVEEMEVAK from the exons ATGGCGGACGCTATTAAGTTCTCATCTAGGCCTCAATATTGTCATGATGTCTCTTGGTATCCCCTGAGCTACAGATGGCCCAGCGTAATCTTTAACCAGCACTTTGGCCTGCCTCCATTATTGGACCCTAGAGACCTGAGTTGGATGGAAGGTATTCTCAGAAGGCTGGGGACGTCTGCTTGGCCCGGGTACTTACGATCACCTGCGCTCGCTCCCTTCAGTCAGGCCGCGGGACAGACCATCTCTAAGCTGCACAGAGAGATGAGAGGAGGGTTATCAGAAGTGGCTAGCGAGATGTGCAAGTGGAAAATTAGTCTGGACGTCAATCACTTCGCTCCCTCTGAGATCACGGTGAAAATACAGGACGGATTTTTGGATATTGCAG GCAAACACGAGGAGAGACAAGATGAGCATGGGTACATTGCTAGATCTTTCACAAGAAAGTACAA TGTTCCAGTTGGTGTAGATGCTGAAAAGATCCAGACGTTTGTGTCAGCGGATGGGATTCTTACAGTGGAAGGGCCATTACCCAGCATTCCACACCCTGCTGATGTCATTATCCCAGTGCAG GTTGAGTTGGAAGCACAAACCACGGAAGAGAAACAAACGGACGGCCATGAGCCTCAAGCTGAGGGTAAACCAGAAACCTTTCAACCCTTGGGTGTACCCGGAGAGCATCTTGAGGTGGAAGCTCAGGAACGTCCTGGAGGCCAGCAGATCGTATCCGAAATGTCCCGTTCTGATGTAGGCCCGTCCGGAGAACAAGCAGCTCCGTCCATCACAGAGCCAGCAGTCGACGTTGGTGAACCCGGAGaggaagacaaagacaaaaccGTTCACGAGGCAGACGTGGACACAGATCGAGACAGCGAGGACATCTACGCAGAAAAGCCCCAGGCCCCGGAGACTCCAGATACCGTCATCTCAGAGCAAGAAGAGCAGGCAGAGGTCATCTCAATTGGCCAGCCTCAGCAGTCTGTGGGTGAAGAATATACATACCCTGCTGTGACAGCAGATGAGCAATCAACCTTCGGGCAAACCCAAGAGATCTTCAACCCACAGCAAGTGCTCCAGAAGGAAATAGCTGTGGAAGAAATGGAAGTCGCCAAATAG